One Kitasatospora sp. NBC_01266 genomic window carries:
- a CDS encoding pseudouridine-5'-phosphate glycosidase codes for MTEPSPALCLSDEVREALAHRRPVVALESTIIAHGLPRPRNLAVARELEELVRAGGAVPATVAVLDGTARIGLDDAELTRVAEDPALRKLGFRDLAPALATGASGATTVSGTAFLAARAGIRVFATGGLGGVHRGWADTMDESADLNLLSRTRITVVCAGVKSILDVPATLERLETLGITVLGYRTTEFPGFYLNSSGRPVDWTVQQAAEVAQLMLRQDQLGALDSALVVANPVPVEEQLDPQLHDRVLAEGLAAAELAGARGQAATPFLLAHLAEHTKGASLEANLAAVRGNVRLATEIAAHWAGPHR; via the coding sequence ATGACCGAGCCTTCCCCCGCCCTGTGCCTGTCCGACGAGGTGCGCGAGGCCCTCGCCCACCGCCGCCCCGTGGTCGCCCTGGAGTCCACGATCATCGCCCACGGGCTGCCCCGGCCTCGCAACCTTGCCGTGGCACGGGAGTTGGAGGAGCTGGTGCGGGCCGGCGGCGCGGTCCCGGCGACCGTCGCGGTACTGGACGGCACCGCCCGGATCGGCCTCGACGACGCGGAGCTGACCCGGGTCGCCGAGGACCCGGCGCTGCGCAAGCTCGGCTTCCGCGACCTGGCCCCGGCACTGGCCACCGGCGCGAGCGGGGCGACCACCGTCTCCGGCACCGCCTTCCTGGCCGCCAGGGCCGGGATCCGGGTCTTCGCCACCGGCGGCCTGGGCGGCGTGCACCGGGGCTGGGCCGACACGATGGACGAGTCGGCCGACCTCAACCTGCTCTCCCGGACCCGGATCACCGTGGTCTGCGCCGGGGTGAAGTCGATCCTGGACGTGCCGGCCACCCTGGAGCGGCTGGAGACCCTGGGGATCACCGTGCTCGGCTACCGCACCACCGAGTTCCCCGGCTTCTACCTGAACAGCTCAGGCCGCCCGGTCGACTGGACGGTCCAGCAGGCCGCCGAGGTCGCTCAGCTGATGCTCCGTCAGGACCAGCTCGGCGCCCTGGACTCCGCCCTGGTGGTGGCCAACCCGGTGCCCGTCGAGGAGCAGTTGGACCCGCAGCTGCACGACCGGGTACTCGCCGAGGGCCTGGCGGCGGCCGAACTGGCGGGCGCCAGGGGGCAGGCGGCGACGCCGTTCCTGCTTGCCCACCTGGCCGAGCACACCAAGGGCGCCTCGCTGGAGGCCAACCTGGCGGCGGTGCGCGGCAACGTCCGCCTGGCCACCGAGATCGCCGCCCACTGGGCCGGGCCGCACCGGTGA
- a CDS encoding carbohydrate kinase family protein — protein MTGGPGALLVIGDVATDIVALLGAPLAAHTDTAARITLRPGGSAANTAAWAARSGIEARLLARIGTDFADWHRAELLAAGVRPYLMVDQQAPTATVIALVDAAAERSFVTDSGAAHRLGPADWDPALLAGADLLHLSGYLLFSAPGRALARHAIAAARTAGLPVSVDPASTGFIEQLGVDAFLATIEGADLLLPNLAEARLLSGATDPAEAAERLSAAFGQAVVTLGPAGALAAEAGAVLARVPGVPATALDSTGAGDAFTGAFLAARLRGADLPEATAAGCRAGATAVTVIGGRPA, from the coding sequence GTGACGGGCGGACCGGGTGCGCTGCTGGTCATCGGCGACGTCGCCACCGACATCGTGGCCCTGCTGGGCGCTCCACTGGCCGCGCACACCGACACCGCCGCGCGGATCACCCTGCGGCCGGGCGGCTCGGCAGCCAACACGGCTGCCTGGGCCGCCCGTTCGGGCATCGAGGCGCGGCTGCTCGCCCGGATCGGGACCGACTTCGCCGACTGGCACCGGGCGGAACTGCTCGCCGCCGGGGTGCGCCCGTACCTGATGGTGGATCAGCAGGCGCCCACCGCCACGGTGATCGCCCTGGTGGACGCGGCGGCCGAACGCAGCTTCGTGACCGACAGCGGCGCCGCCCACCGCCTGGGGCCCGCCGACTGGGACCCGGCGCTGCTGGCCGGCGCCGACCTGCTGCACCTCTCCGGCTACCTGCTCTTCTCCGCACCGGGCCGGGCACTGGCCCGCCATGCGATCGCCGCCGCCCGCACCGCCGGACTGCCGGTGAGCGTGGACCCGGCCTCCACCGGCTTCATCGAGCAGTTGGGCGTCGATGCCTTCCTGGCCACGATCGAGGGCGCCGACCTGCTGCTCCCCAACCTGGCCGAGGCCCGCCTGCTCAGCGGCGCCACCGACCCCGCCGAAGCCGCCGAGCGGCTCAGTGCCGCCTTCGGGCAGGCCGTGGTCACCCTGGGCCCGGCCGGAGCGCTCGCCGCCGAAGCCGGCGCGGTGCTGGCCCGGGTTCCCGGCGTACCGGCCACGGCTCTGGACAGTACCGGCGCGGGCGACGCGTTCACCGGCGCCTTCCTGGCGGCGCGACTGCGCGGCGCCGACCTCCCCGAAGCCACCGCCGCCGGCTGCCGCGCGGGCGCCACCGCCGTCACCGTGATAGGCGGGCGCCCGGCCTGA
- a CDS encoding ABC transporter permease, producing MSEAPLTPESPPAPEPVPTPTAEPAPAPAPAAPRGAAALLWQRARGQNTLWTFLVLLVLVAAFSALRPNAFATTFEFKSIAVESSILVVLAVGQTFVIVTSGIDLSVGSVLIFSGVVAVKTMNALDPGPNAGAGTILAGALAGLLGGLAWGVFNGIWVAKAKVPPLIVTLGTLGIALGLGQVLTHGVDVGNVPASLANSVGSGSVLGIPWLIVVAVLVVALAALALRTTRFGRYTLAVGSNEEAAARVGIRVDRHLIKVYALSGLLSGLAGVLNLAHYSSTTLTSGAQDNLNAIAAVVLGGTSLFGGVGTVIGTVIGVFIPAVLQSGFTILQVQSFWQTVAVGAVLILAVYFDQLRRRRRSNR from the coding sequence GTGAGCGAGGCACCGCTGACGCCCGAGTCACCGCCCGCACCGGAACCGGTGCCGACCCCGACGGCTGAGCCGGCCCCGGCCCCGGCGCCGGCGGCACCGCGCGGTGCTGCGGCGCTGCTGTGGCAGCGCGCCCGTGGCCAGAACACGCTGTGGACCTTCCTGGTCCTGCTCGTGCTGGTCGCGGCCTTCTCGGCGCTGCGGCCGAACGCCTTCGCCACCACCTTCGAGTTCAAGAGCATCGCCGTGGAGTCCTCGATCCTGGTGGTGCTCGCGGTCGGTCAGACCTTCGTGATCGTCACCTCGGGCATCGACCTGTCGGTCGGCTCGGTGCTGATCTTCTCCGGCGTGGTCGCGGTGAAGACGATGAACGCGCTGGACCCCGGCCCGAACGCCGGGGCGGGCACGATCCTCGCCGGGGCGCTGGCGGGGCTGCTCGGGGGGCTGGCCTGGGGTGTCTTCAACGGGATCTGGGTGGCCAAGGCCAAGGTCCCGCCGCTGATCGTCACCCTGGGTACGCTCGGCATCGCGCTGGGCCTGGGCCAGGTCCTCACGCACGGCGTGGACGTCGGCAACGTGCCCGCCTCGCTGGCCAATTCGGTCGGCAGCGGCAGCGTGCTGGGGATCCCGTGGCTGATCGTCGTCGCGGTCCTGGTGGTCGCGCTCGCCGCGCTGGCCCTGCGGACCACCCGGTTCGGCCGCTACACCCTGGCCGTCGGGTCCAACGAGGAGGCGGCGGCCCGGGTCGGCATCCGGGTCGACCGCCATCTGATCAAGGTCTACGCGCTGTCCGGTCTGCTCTCCGGCCTCGCGGGCGTGCTCAACCTCGCGCACTACAGCAGCACCACGCTGACCAGCGGCGCCCAGGACAACCTCAACGCGATCGCCGCGGTGGTGCTCGGCGGCACCAGCCTGTTCGGCGGCGTCGGCACGGTGATCGGCACCGTGATCGGCGTCTTCATCCCCGCCGTGCTGCAGAGCGGCTTCACCATCCTTCAGGTGCAGTCCTTCTGGCAGACGGTGGCGGTGGGCGCGGTGCTGATCCTGGCCGTCTACTTCGACCAGTTGCGTCGGCGACGGCGCAGCAACCGGTGA
- a CDS encoding SHOCT domain-containing protein, giving the protein MFYRYHHGAGIGGWHAGFWIFSVGGFLLLAALVVLIVMVARLAANRHHMAAGGAPMSGPAGGGWPGRSGGEAERILGERYARGEIDEEEYQRRLRMLREPGGGPGGPGGASPAG; this is encoded by the coding sequence ATGTTCTACCGCTATCACCACGGAGCCGGCATCGGCGGCTGGCATGCCGGCTTCTGGATCTTCTCGGTCGGCGGGTTCCTGCTGCTGGCGGCGCTGGTGGTGTTGATCGTGATGGTGGCCCGGCTCGCGGCGAACCGGCACCACATGGCCGCGGGCGGGGCGCCGATGAGCGGCCCGGCGGGCGGCGGTTGGCCCGGCCGGTCGGGCGGCGAGGCCGAGCGCATCCTCGGGGAGCGGTACGCGCGCGGCGAGATCGACGAGGAGGAGTACCAGCGGCGGCTGCGGATGCTGCGCGAACCGGGCGGCGGGCCGGGTGGCCCTGGCGGGGCGTCACCGGCTGGGTGA
- a CDS encoding CGNR zinc finger domain-containing protein, giving the protein MAAAPSSRHSVAATAHRTAALINVLAGEPPTAGTVAKVLREHGEADPIDLTEHDLAQLRAAALLLREVFAAEGVDGAADLLNRLLAEHTGRLRLSSHQGRSPWHPHLDTDDDAPWAAWFLASSCLALTVLVWDRQRPPGGLCASPSCHQVHLALGSGPTRRYCSRRCATRERVAAHRRAHPQT; this is encoded by the coding sequence GTGGCAGCTGCGCCGTCCAGCCGCCACTCGGTGGCCGCCACCGCCCACCGCACCGCCGCGCTGATCAACGTGCTGGCCGGGGAGCCGCCGACGGCGGGCACCGTCGCCAAGGTGCTGCGCGAGCACGGCGAAGCCGATCCGATCGACCTCACGGAGCACGACCTCGCGCAACTGCGGGCCGCCGCCCTGCTGCTGCGCGAGGTGTTCGCCGCCGAAGGGGTGGACGGCGCCGCCGACCTGCTGAACCGCCTGCTCGCCGAGCACACCGGCCGACTGCGGCTCTCCTCGCACCAGGGCCGCAGCCCCTGGCACCCGCACCTGGACACCGACGACGACGCCCCGTGGGCCGCCTGGTTCCTGGCCTCGTCCTGCCTGGCGCTGACCGTGCTGGTCTGGGACCGCCAGCGGCCGCCCGGTGGGCTGTGCGCCTCCCCGAGCTGCCACCAGGTCCACCTCGCCCTGGGCAGCGGCCCGACCCGCCGCTACTGCTCACGCCGCTGCGCCACCCGCGAGCGCGTCGCCGCGCACCGCCGCGCCCACCCGCAGACCTGA
- a CDS encoding ABC transporter substrate-binding protein: MHSKALAVGAVALLALVAGCGSSGGAQAGQKTITFVAGKTGDPFYITMKCGAQAEAGKLGDKFTATGSADWSVPEQVSSLTSVTATRPAGVLIAPVDPNSLQGPIRTLQSAGTKVAIVDTTLTDPSIGITRISSNNLQGGRQAADTMAQLTGGSGEVVVLTPDLTTTTTNARIQGFKQELAAKDPGLKIDDVRQVGDTAQGAASAVSDELSAHPGLVGIFAANSQTGEGVGTGLKDAGRQGVVKVVSFDAGPQQVAELKSGSVDALISQDPYGIGQQAVDQLANALTGKAVDADIQTDLASITRDNVGDPSVARFLYRTDCDS, translated from the coding sequence GTGCACAGCAAGGCTTTGGCGGTGGGTGCGGTCGCGCTGCTCGCGCTGGTGGCGGGCTGCGGCAGTTCGGGTGGCGCGCAGGCCGGCCAGAAGACCATCACCTTCGTGGCCGGCAAGACCGGCGACCCCTTCTACATCACCATGAAGTGCGGCGCGCAGGCCGAGGCGGGCAAGCTCGGCGACAAGTTCACCGCCACCGGCTCGGCCGACTGGAGCGTGCCCGAGCAGGTGAGTTCGCTGACCAGTGTGACCGCGACCCGCCCGGCCGGGGTGCTGATCGCGCCGGTGGACCCGAACTCGCTGCAGGGCCCGATCCGCACCCTGCAGAGTGCCGGGACGAAGGTGGCGATCGTCGACACCACGCTGACCGACCCCTCGATCGGGATCACCCGGATCTCCTCGAACAACTTGCAGGGCGGCCGGCAGGCGGCCGACACGATGGCCCAACTGACCGGTGGCAGCGGCGAGGTGGTGGTGCTCACGCCGGACCTGACGACGACCACCACCAACGCCAGGATCCAGGGCTTCAAGCAGGAGCTGGCCGCGAAGGACCCCGGTCTGAAGATCGACGACGTCCGTCAGGTCGGTGACACCGCCCAGGGCGCGGCCTCCGCTGTCAGCGACGAACTCTCCGCCCACCCCGGTCTGGTGGGCATCTTCGCCGCCAACTCGCAGACCGGTGAGGGGGTCGGGACCGGGCTGAAGGACGCGGGCAGGCAGGGCGTGGTCAAGGTGGTCTCGTTCGACGCCGGACCGCAGCAGGTGGCCGAGTTGAAGAGCGGGTCGGTGGACGCGCTGATCTCCCAGGACCCGTACGGGATCGGCCAGCAGGCGGTGGACCAGCTGGCCAACGCGCTCACCGGGAAGGCGGTGGACGCCGACATCCAGACCGACCTGGCCAGCATCACCCGGGACAACGTGGGTGATCCGAGCGTGGCCCGGTTCCTCTACCGGACCGACTGCGACTCCTGA
- a CDS encoding histidine kinase, whose protein sequence is MSDDSHTMLFVTFDDPAAALAAFAEAKELPGARQAAVLRRSAQGLLDTPESWVRGAGTPTVATGIVGGLLGLFGGPIGVLLGWTAGTVLGGAAEWRQFQDGAEGLLVYSKDLAEGHAMLIVELHERHREPADELAARHGGSLLRRPAEEVAAEVRAAERAADQATEQAARAAEEGHPAPAERGEQ, encoded by the coding sequence ATGTCGGACGACAGTCACACGATGCTCTTCGTCACCTTCGACGACCCGGCCGCCGCACTCGCCGCCTTCGCCGAGGCGAAGGAGCTGCCCGGGGCGCGGCAGGCGGCGGTGCTGCGGCGGTCGGCGCAGGGCCTGCTGGACACCCCCGAGAGCTGGGTGCGCGGCGCCGGGACGCCGACCGTCGCCACCGGGATCGTCGGCGGGCTGCTCGGGCTCTTCGGCGGTCCGATCGGTGTGCTGCTCGGCTGGACGGCGGGCACGGTGCTGGGCGGCGCGGCCGAGTGGCGGCAGTTCCAGGACGGGGCGGAGGGCCTGCTGGTGTACAGCAAGGACCTGGCCGAGGGGCACGCGATGCTGATCGTGGAGCTGCACGAGCGGCACCGCGAGCCGGCCGACGAGCTGGCCGCCCGGCACGGCGGCAGCCTGCTGCGCCGGCCCGCCGAGGAGGTGGCCGCCGAGGTGCGGGCCGCCGAGCGGGCGGCCGACCAGGCGACCGAGCAGGCCGCGCGCGCGGCGGAGGAGGGACACCCGGCGCCGGCGGAGCGCGGCGAGCAGTGA
- the lnt gene encoding apolipoprotein N-acyltransferase: MSLRAALTVPARYGSLAAGMLPVLAFPALNLEPLAWVGLLPGLLLFRAAPTAREAAVRGWWFGTGYVLAAMYWLLPSVGPALPLIAVVFGVLQTGLGLAARALLRPPLTARRALAALVVLPSLWVVAEFARSWQALGGPWALLGATQWQHPTVLALASIGGVWLLSAVVVAVNTAVLIALLAARTSVRVLGALTATTLLLAGPAAFALTPAPRPVRSATLALVQPGLTPDGASRLDASAALTTTLTDHPDLVVWGESSVTTDLDRDTAALARLRALAAGTGSELLVNEDARKANGTISKDAVLIDPAGIQARYAKMRLVPFGEYIPFRSALGWLTGISKAAAENRTPGHSFHLFEPVDRTGRPLPAGVLICFESAFPDLSRTATLQGAQLIIYQSATSTFQHSWAPEQHASLAALRAAETGRPVVQAALTGVSVAFDAQGRELAHYGTGQRGVLTVHLALPAPTARTWYDRVGDVVPWTALAVTLATAAYALRSTRRRPARATVSEQAEDRHPATQS, encoded by the coding sequence ATGTCGCTACGCGCCGCGCTCACCGTCCCCGCCCGTTACGGCTCGCTGGCGGCAGGCATGCTGCCGGTGCTCGCCTTCCCCGCGCTCAACCTCGAACCGCTGGCCTGGGTCGGCCTGCTCCCCGGCCTGCTGCTGTTCCGCGCCGCGCCGACGGCGCGCGAGGCGGCCGTGCGCGGCTGGTGGTTCGGCACCGGGTACGTGCTGGCCGCGATGTACTGGCTGCTGCCCTCGGTGGGCCCGGCGCTGCCGCTGATCGCCGTGGTCTTCGGCGTGCTGCAGACCGGCCTGGGCCTGGCGGCCCGGGCGCTGCTGCGCCCCCCGCTGACAGCGCGTCGGGCGCTGGCGGCACTCGTCGTGCTGCCCTCCCTTTGGGTGGTCGCCGAGTTCGCCCGCTCCTGGCAGGCGCTCGGCGGACCGTGGGCGCTGCTCGGCGCCACCCAGTGGCAGCACCCGACCGTGCTGGCGCTCGCCTCGATCGGCGGGGTCTGGCTGCTCAGCGCCGTCGTGGTCGCGGTCAACACCGCCGTCCTGATCGCGCTGCTGGCCGCCCGCACCAGCGTGCGGGTGCTCGGCGCGCTCACCGCCACCACCCTGCTGCTGGCCGGCCCCGCCGCCTTCGCGCTGACTCCCGCCCCGCGTCCGGTGCGCTCCGCCACGCTGGCCCTGGTGCAGCCGGGCCTCACCCCCGACGGTGCCTCCCGGCTGGACGCCTCGGCCGCGCTCACCACCACCCTCACCGACCACCCGGACCTGGTGGTCTGGGGCGAGAGCAGCGTCACCACCGACCTGGACCGGGACACCGCCGCACTCGCCCGGCTGCGCGCGCTCGCCGCCGGCACCGGCAGCGAGCTGCTGGTCAACGAGGACGCCCGGAAGGCCAACGGCACCATCTCCAAGGACGCGGTGCTGATCGACCCGGCCGGCATCCAGGCCCGGTACGCCAAGATGCGCCTGGTCCCGTTCGGCGAGTACATCCCGTTCCGCTCAGCGCTCGGCTGGCTCACCGGGATCAGCAAGGCGGCGGCCGAGAACCGCACCCCGGGCCACAGCTTCCACCTCTTCGAGCCGGTCGACCGTACCGGCCGCCCGCTCCCCGCCGGGGTGCTGATCTGCTTCGAGTCGGCCTTCCCCGACCTGTCCAGGACCGCCACCCTGCAAGGCGCGCAGCTGATCATCTACCAGTCCGCGACCTCCACCTTCCAGCACAGCTGGGCCCCCGAGCAGCACGCCTCGCTGGCCGCGCTGCGCGCCGCCGAGACCGGGCGCCCGGTGGTGCAGGCCGCGCTCACCGGCGTGTCGGTGGCCTTCGACGCCCAGGGTCGCGAGCTGGCCCACTACGGCACCGGGCAGCGCGGCGTACTCACCGTCCACCTGGCACTGCCCGCGCCCACTGCCCGCACCTGGTACGACCGGGTGGGCGACGTGGTGCCCTGGACGGCCCTGGCCGTCACCCTCGCCACCGCGGCCTACGCGCTGCGCTCGACCCGCCGGCGCCCGGCCCGCGCCACCGTGTCCGAGCAGGCCGAGGACCGTCACCCGGCCACGCAGAGCTAG
- a CDS encoding HAD family acid phosphatase, giving the protein MSESDHTFKAKARISIESQGCTIIVNIGNNVSDLAGGHGEQTFKLPGCNGLLS; this is encoded by the coding sequence CTGTCCGAGTCGGACCACACCTTCAAGGCCAAGGCCCGGATCTCCATCGAGAGCCAGGGCTGCACGATCATCGTGAACATCGGAAACAACGTCAGCGACCTGGCCGGCGGACACGGCGAGCAGACGTTCAAGCTGCCCGGCTGCAACGGCCTGCTGTCCTGA
- a CDS encoding class I SAM-dependent methyltransferase — MTDTQLSTHDTDSAFWEDWQRSWDQQQEWYLPEREERFRVMTDLVEAVGGATPRVLDLACGTGSISRRLLTRLPGARSVGVDLDPALLAIAEGSFAADPRVELVTADLRDPRWTAALPEGPFDAVVTATALHWLDTPDLLRLYRELAGLLRPGGLFLNADHCPQPDTPLLNAADRAQQQLRQQQERAAGVLDWAQWWQAAAAEPRLAEQVAARSTVYRDHKDGAIHPVEWQTAQLREAGFSEAGLAWRSVSDAMVAAIR; from the coding sequence ATGACCGACACTCAGCTCAGCACCCACGACACCGACAGCGCCTTCTGGGAGGACTGGCAGCGCAGCTGGGACCAGCAGCAGGAGTGGTACCTGCCGGAGCGCGAGGAGCGCTTCCGGGTGATGACCGACCTGGTCGAGGCGGTCGGCGGAGCGACCCCGCGGGTGCTCGACCTGGCCTGCGGCACCGGCAGCATCAGCCGCCGCCTGCTGACCCGCCTGCCCGGCGCCCGCAGCGTCGGCGTCGACCTCGATCCCGCCCTGCTCGCCATCGCCGAGGGCAGCTTCGCCGCCGACCCGCGCGTGGAGCTGGTCACCGCCGACCTGCGCGATCCGCGGTGGACGGCCGCCCTGCCCGAGGGGCCGTTCGACGCGGTGGTCACCGCGACCGCGCTGCACTGGCTGGACACCCCGGACCTGCTGCGGCTCTACCGTGAGCTGGCGGGCCTGCTCCGCCCGGGCGGGCTCTTCCTGAACGCCGACCACTGCCCGCAGCCGGACACCCCGCTGCTGAACGCGGCCGACCGGGCCCAGCAGCAGCTGCGCCAGCAGCAGGAGCGGGCCGCCGGGGTGCTGGACTGGGCCCAGTGGTGGCAGGCCGCGGCGGCCGAGCCGCGGCTCGCCGAGCAGGTCGCCGCCCGCTCCACCGTCTACCGCGACCACAAGGACGGCGCGATCCACCCGGTCGAGTGGCAGACCGCCCAGCTGCGCGAAGCGGGGTTCAGCGAGGCCGGACTCGCCTGGCGCTCGGTCTCCGACGCGATGGTCGCCGCGATCCGCTGA
- a CDS encoding SpoIIE family protein phosphatase codes for MADPVGAFSFLDDAQARELLAALDAALGERPALDALLADYHLVRQILDRATVGIAVFDLELRYRYVNRTLAEINGVPATGHTGRTIAEVVPGIEVDAAESALREVLADGKPRALTIEGTTASGPATEPRWWHNAYHRLDSAAGVPLGAVGMVLEITEDRRIRHALDRARTRLALLDEAATRIGTTLDVAQASKELTRLLVPRLADVALVDIVEPDRHAGEPATGDGLAMRRLALSTTPALVGTSDLVGGTGALIHPQAGSAVARCVAEAAPIVLNFPSDAQLRTTAPNAARVSRYRQLGLHSGAFVPLTAGGTVIGALTLARGGQSPAFTPDEVALMVELASRAGSGISNAQRYSHEHESALALQRALLAEPMTPHPDVECAGRYLPAGTSAEVGGDWYDTVALPGGRTLLVVGDVMGHGLDAAATMSEYRSLVRALALQRRSPAGILWEAERIVEALEQERVATCVLALLDPATHSCTFATAGHLPPLQLDRPHQYGRLLRLPVGPPLGTGAGGHSAITLPFDPGATLLLYTDGLIERRDRDIEQSLAALAALRFDPAAPLEHLIDTALTGLTAGHGEDDVAILATRLADAHRDRRA; via the coding sequence ATGGCCGACCCCGTTGGCGCGTTCTCCTTCCTGGACGACGCCCAGGCCCGCGAACTGCTGGCCGCGCTGGACGCCGCGCTCGGCGAGCGCCCCGCGCTGGACGCGCTGCTCGCCGACTACCACCTGGTGCGCCAGATCCTGGACCGCGCCACGGTGGGCATCGCCGTCTTCGACCTGGAGCTGCGCTACCGGTACGTCAACCGGACCCTGGCCGAGATCAACGGGGTCCCGGCCACCGGCCACACCGGCCGGACGATCGCCGAGGTGGTGCCGGGCATCGAGGTGGACGCCGCCGAGAGCGCGCTGCGCGAGGTGCTGGCCGACGGCAAGCCGCGGGCGCTCACCATCGAGGGCACCACCGCCTCCGGCCCCGCCACCGAACCGCGCTGGTGGCACAACGCCTACCACCGGCTGGACTCGGCGGCGGGCGTGCCGCTGGGCGCCGTCGGGATGGTGCTGGAGATCACCGAGGACCGCCGGATCCGGCACGCCCTGGACCGGGCCCGGACCCGCCTGGCGCTGCTGGACGAGGCGGCCACCCGGATCGGCACCACGCTCGACGTGGCGCAGGCCTCCAAGGAGCTGACCCGGCTGCTGGTGCCGCGGCTGGCCGACGTCGCGCTGGTCGACATCGTGGAACCCGACCGGCACGCCGGCGAGCCGGCCACCGGCGACGGCCTGGCGATGCGCCGGCTGGCCCTGAGCACCACGCCCGCGCTGGTCGGCACCAGCGACCTGGTCGGCGGCACCGGCGCGCTGATCCACCCGCAGGCGGGCTCGGCGGTGGCCCGCTGCGTGGCCGAGGCGGCACCGATCGTGCTCAACTTCCCGTCCGACGCGCAACTGCGCACCACTGCGCCGAACGCCGCCCGGGTGAGCCGCTACCGGCAGCTCGGCCTGCACTCGGGCGCCTTCGTGCCGCTCACCGCGGGCGGCACGGTGATCGGCGCGCTGACCCTGGCCCGGGGCGGCCAGTCGCCCGCGTTCACCCCGGACGAGGTCGCGCTGATGGTCGAGCTGGCCAGCCGGGCCGGGTCGGGCATCAGCAACGCGCAGCGCTACTCGCACGAGCACGAGTCCGCGCTGGCGCTGCAGCGGGCGCTGCTGGCCGAGCCGATGACCCCGCACCCGGACGTCGAGTGCGCGGGCCGCTACCTGCCGGCCGGCACCAGCGCGGAGGTGGGCGGCGACTGGTACGACACGGTCGCGCTGCCCGGCGGGCGGACCCTGCTGGTGGTCGGCGACGTGATGGGGCACGGGCTGGACGCGGCGGCCACCATGAGCGAGTACCGCTCCCTGGTCCGGGCGCTGGCGCTGCAGCGGCGCTCACCAGCCGGGATCCTGTGGGAGGCCGAGCGGATCGTCGAGGCGCTGGAACAGGAACGGGTGGCGACCTGCGTGCTGGCCCTGCTCGACCCGGCCACGCACAGCTGCACCTTCGCCACCGCCGGGCACCTGCCGCCGCTCCAGCTCGACCGGCCGCACCAGTACGGCCGGCTACTGCGGCTACCGGTCGGCCCGCCGCTGGGCACCGGCGCCGGCGGCCACAGCGCGATCACGCTGCCCTTCGACCCGGGCGCGACCCTGCTGCTCTACACCGACGGCCTGATCGAGCGCCGCGACCGCGACATCGAGCAGTCGCTGGCGGCGCTCGCCGCCCTGCGCTTCGATCCGGCCGCCCCGCTGGAGCACCTGATCGACACCGCGCTGACCGGCCTGACCGCCGGGCACGGCGAGGACGACGTCGCCATCCTCGCCACCCGGCTGGCCGACGCGCACCGGGACCGACGGGCCTGA
- a CDS encoding ATP-binding cassette domain-containing protein codes for MSEPLLDARGLWKTYGQVEALRGAHFTVHPGEVVALIGDNGAGKSTLVRTLVGAAAPDRGEILLDGRPVSFAGPRDAQRLGIETVYQDLALAAELDAAANLFLGREQVRGGLLGALGVLDKRGMRERSIAAFAELGVQLKDIDAPVATLSGGQRQSVAIARSVAWASRVVFMDEPTAALGVVQRGRVLDVIRRVRDRGVATVLISHNMPEVLAVADRIEVLRLGRRVARFRAARTSVEELVAAMTGALANEEEDRT; via the coding sequence ATGTCCGAACCGCTGCTCGACGCACGCGGTCTGTGGAAGACCTACGGCCAGGTGGAGGCGCTGCGCGGCGCCCACTTCACCGTCCACCCGGGCGAGGTGGTGGCGCTGATCGGTGACAACGGCGCCGGCAAGTCGACCCTGGTGCGGACCCTGGTGGGTGCGGCGGCCCCGGACCGCGGCGAGATCCTGCTGGACGGCCGGCCGGTCTCGTTCGCCGGCCCGCGCGACGCCCAGCGGCTGGGGATCGAAACGGTCTACCAGGACCTGGCGCTGGCCGCCGAGCTGGACGCGGCGGCCAACCTCTTCCTGGGCCGCGAGCAGGTCCGCGGCGGACTGCTCGGCGCCCTCGGGGTGCTGGACAAGCGCGGCATGCGGGAGCGCTCGATCGCCGCGTTCGCCGAACTCGGCGTCCAGCTCAAGGACATCGACGCGCCGGTGGCCACCCTCTCCGGCGGTCAGCGGCAGAGCGTGGCGATCGCCCGTTCGGTGGCCTGGGCCTCCCGGGTGGTCTTCATGGACGAGCCGACGGCCGCGCTCGGGGTGGTCCAGCGCGGCCGGGTGCTCGACGTGATCCGGCGGGTCCGCGACCGGGGCGTGGCCACCGTGTTGATCAGTCACAACATGCCCGAGGTGCTCGCGGTCGCCGACCGGATCGAAGTGCTGCGGCTCGGGCGGCGGGTGGCCCGGTTCCGCGCGGCGCGGACCTCGGTGGAGGAACTGGTGGCGGCGATGACCGGCGCGCTGGCGAACGAGGAGGAGGACCGCACGTGA